In Sphingomonas profundi, the sequence TGAGCACGCGGCGCAGCTGGGTGCGGGCATCCCAGCCGAAGCGCGCCACCTTCTCGCCGAACAGCGCGCCGCTCGATCCGAAGCCGGCCAGCACGGTGACATATTGCCGGCCGCCTGCGCGGTAGGTGATCGGCGGTGCCAGCACGCCCACCTGCGCGTCGAAGCTCCACAGCGGCTTGCCGGTGGCGGCGGCATAGGCGTTGAAGCGGCCGTCCGCCTGGCCCTGGAAGACGAGATTGCCCGCCGTCGCCATCGTGCCGCCGTTCCAGAAGCCCGGGGTGGGCACGCTCCACACCTGCTTCTGCTTCACCACGTCCCATGCCAGGAGCGCGCTGGTGCCGGCGCCGGGCAAGGTGGAATCGAGGTTGATGTTGACCGCCGCATCGTTGGCCGCGCCGGGAATGCGCTTCCACGTCTTCCCGTCTATCCCGCGATCGTCATAGGTGCCGGGCAGTTCCAGCTTGGGGATGTAGACGACGGCGTTGCGCGGATCATAGGCCATCGGCATCCAGTTGTGCGCGCCGTTGGGACCGGGCCAGAGGATCGTCTGGCTCTTGTCTTCATAGCGCATGTTGGCCACCTCGACCGGGCGGCCGGTGTTCAGGTCGATCCGCGTCGCCCAGTTCACCTTGGCGATCGGCTCCGCCGAGATCAGCTTTCCGTTGGTGCGGTCGATCACGTAGAAGAAGCCGTTCTTCGGCGCCGTCATCAGCACCTGCCGCTTGCGGCCAGCGATCATGAGGTCCGCCAGCTGCATGTCCATCGCGGCGTTATAGTCCCAGCTTTCGCCGGGGTTGGTCTGGTAATGCCATTTGTAGGCGCCGGTCTTGGCGTCCAGCGCGACGATCGACGAGAGAAAGAGGTTGTCGCCCTTGCCGGCGCTGCGGATGCGCCAGTTCCACGGCGCGCCGTTGCCGGTGCCGATATAGACGGTATCGCTGCCGGCATCGTAGGTCATCGCATTCCACACGGTGCCGCCGCCGCCATATTTCCAATATTCGCCGGCCCAAGTCGTGGCCGCCATCTCCATGGCCTTGTCCTCGAACCCGTCGGCCGGGTTGCCGGGCACGGTGTAGAAGCGCCAGAGCATTTTGCCGGTCTCGGCATCGTAGGTGGTCACGTAACCGCGAATGTCGCCGACATCGGCGCCGCCATGGCCGATGATCACCTTGCCGTCGAACACGCGAGGCGCGCCGGAGATGAAGCGGGTATCGTCTTTGCCCACCGTCAGGGCGGACCAGATCTCCTTGCCGCTTTTCGCGTCGATGGCGACGAGGCGACCGTCCTGCGTGCCGACATAGAGCTTGCCGTTCCACCAGGCGAGGCCGCGTATGCCCCAGCCCTGGCGCAATTTGTGGCCGGCGGCCTCGGCGGCGTGCGGATCATATTCCCACAGCAGCTTCCCGCTCGTCGCCTCGAACGCGCGGACTACGCTGTAGCCGGTCGCGGTGTAGAGCACCCCGTCCACCGCCAGCGGGCCGCTCACCGAATTGCCGACCGGCAGATCCGCATACCAGGCCAGCTTCAGCCGCCCGATGTTCGTCTCGTCGATATCCGCCAGCGGGCTGAAATGCTGTTCGCCGAAAGTGCGGCCGAACGCCGCCCAGTCCCGCCCGTCACTGTCATCCAGCAACCGTTCCGCGCCGCGCGGCGCCGCCTGCCCCATCAGCATCGCGAAGCCGACGATCGCGCCGAGCCGGCCGATCCGCCGCACCCGATTCATGCTCCGGCCCATGCGCCATTCCCTTCCGTCGTCATCGTCCCGTCCGCCCAGATCGCCAGCGCATCGAGCGCCTCGATCTCGGTGCCGCTCGCGCGCAGCGGGTTCACCTCAAGCGAGACGAGGTCCGGGCCGAACCCCAGCGCGACATCGCCGATCGCCGCGATCACCCGCGCCAGCGCCGCGCGATCGACCGGCGGCGCGCCGCGATAGCCGTCCAGCAGGCGGGCGGTGCGCAGCTCGCCGAGCATCTCCAGCACGTCCTCCGGCGTCGCCGGCAGCAGCCGCAGGCTGGTATCGCCGAGCAGTTCCACCCATACCCCGCCCAGTCCCACGGCCAGCGCCAGCCCCCATTGCGGATCGCGCACCACCCCGGCGAACAGCTCCACGCCGCCCGCGCGCATCGGCGCGATCAGCACGCCGTCGATCCGTGCCTCGGGCGCGGCGCGTCGGGCACGCTCGATCAGGGTACGGAAGGCGTCGCGCGCCGCCTGCTCGCCCTCCACGTTCAGGATCACGCCGCCGATGTCGCTCTTGTGGAGGATATCCGGCGAGGCGATCTTGCAGGCGGCTGGGCGCCGCAGCCGGGCGACGGCTTCGGCCGCCGCATCGGCATCGGCCACCAGCATCGTCGGCACCACCGGCACGCCGCGCCCGCCGAGGTAGTCGAGCGTCTCGCGCTCGCCGCGCGGCCGGGGGCCGGGCGACAGGGGGACAGCCGCCCGCGCGCCCGGCACTCGATCCAGCCGTACCGACCAGCGAAAGGCGTGGGCGATCGCGGCAAAGCCATGCTCCACGCCGCAGCCCAGGAAGGGCACGCGGCATTCGTCCGCCACCGCCCGCATCGCCGCCGTCACCGGCTTCACCGTGGTGCTCATCACCACGGTGGGAGCCGGGGAGACGGCGATGGCGCCGCCAATACGCCGCAGCACCTCATATTGGATGCCCTCGGGCTGCTCGGGCATGTCGAAGATCACCGTTGCCAGGCCGACATTTGGATCGCGGCCAACGGCGCCGAGCGCACGCCCGAACAGGGCGGGATCGAGCACCGCCGCCCCGGTCACGTCCAGCGGATTGTTGGCGGTGCCGAATTCCGGCATCATGGCCGCCAGTTCCGCCAAGGTCCCGGGCGTGAACTCGGCCATGTGCGCGCCCGCCGCCTCGGCCCGATCGGAGGCGATCTCGCAGATGCCGCCGGAGATGGCGACGATGCCCAGATTGGGCCGGCGCGGCGGTTCGATGCGGGAGATCAGCTCCGCCGTCGCCACCATCTCCTCGATCGAGCCGGCCCGGATGATGCCGTGCTGGTGACACGCCGCGGTGAACACGCCGTCGTCGCCCACCAGCGATCCGGTATGGGCCTGCGCCGCCTTGGCGGTGAGTTCGCCGGCGCCCACCTTCAGCACGACGATCGCCTTGTGGGTGGCGGTGGCGCGCGCCGCCGCCGCGATCAGCGTATCGGTATCGCGCGCGCTCTCCACGAAGGCGGCGATCACCTTAATGCGCGGATCGTCGACGACGAAGTCTATCGCCCGCGCGACGGTGACGTCCACCTCGTTGCCGGTGGAGATGGTGTAGCCGACGCCGACGCCCTGCTGCGCGGCGAAATCGGCGATATAGGAAGCGGTGGCGCCGCTCTGCGAGACGATCGCGACACGGCCCGGAGGGGCCATGCGCAGCGTGCTCGTCCAGATCGGCACACGATCGAGATGGTTGACGAAGCCGAGACAGTTCGGCCCGAGCAGGGTGACGCCGTGGGCCCGCGCCAAGGCGGCGAGTTCCCGCTGCCGTTCCTGCCCGTCCAGCCCCGTCTCAGCGAAGCCGGAGGTTAGGATCACGGCGTTGCGGATGCCGGCCTCGGCAAGATCGGCGAAGCTGTCCGGGATCGCCGCTGTCGGCACCATCAGCAGTGCCGAATCCACCGGCGTGCCGATCGCCGCGCAGCTGGTGGCGGCGGTACGATCATAGATGCGGCCGCCCTTGCGGTTGACCAGATGGACGGCGCCGTCGAAGCCCAGCGACACCAGATTGGCGTGGGCGATGTTCGACCAGAAGGATCGTTCCGTCGCGCCGACGAGGGCTATCGAGCGGGCGCGGAACAGGCCGGCGAGACCGGCGACGGCCGGTTCAGCCACGCGCGACCACCAGTGTCTGCGGGTTGGTGTAGGCGAGCAGGCCGGCAAGGCCGTTCTCCACCCCGACGCCCGATTGCTTGTGGCCGGCGAAAGCCAAATGCGGCGCCAGTTCGTGAATAGTGTTGATCCACACCGTGCCCGCCTCCAGCCGGTCGGCGATCGCCTGCAGCCGCGCCGGATCGCGGCCCCATACCGAGGCGCCGAGGCCGTAGATCGAGGCGTTGGCGCGGGCGACCACCTCGTCGTCCGAACCGAATTTCAGCAGCGGCAGGATCGGGCCGAACGCTTCCTCCGCCACGATCGGCGCATTGTCCGGCGGATTGTCGGCGATGCTGATCGGCGCGAAATAACCCGTGCCGGGCGTGACCGTACCGCCGGCGAGGAAGCGGATGCCGCCGGCCCGCGCCGCATCCAGCATCGCGACGATGCGGCGATATTGCGCCGGGTTCTGGATCGGGCCGATCTGCGTGCCTTCCGCCGCGCCATCTCCTACCACCACGGTGGCGGCATAAGCGATGAGCGCGGCGGCCAGCCGGTCATACACGGCCTCGTGGACGAACATGCGCTTGGTGGCGAGGCAGAATTGGGCGTTGTTGGCGAAGGCGGCCCAGAACAGGCGTGGCGCCAGCG encodes:
- a CDS encoding PQQ-dependent dehydrogenase, methanol/ethanol family codes for the protein MGRSMNRVRRIGRLGAIVGFAMLMGQAAPRGAERLLDDSDGRDWAAFGRTFGEQHFSPLADIDETNIGRLKLAWYADLPVGNSVSGPLAVDGVLYTATGYSVVRAFEATSGKLLWEYDPHAAEAAGHKLRQGWGIRGLAWWNGKLYVGTQDGRLVAIDAKSGKEIWSALTVGKDDTRFISGAPRVFDGKVIIGHGGADVGDIRGYVTTYDAETGKMLWRFYTVPGNPADGFEDKAMEMAATTWAGEYWKYGGGGTVWNAMTYDAGSDTVYIGTGNGAPWNWRIRSAGKGDNLFLSSIVALDAKTGAYKWHYQTNPGESWDYNAAMDMQLADLMIAGRKRQVLMTAPKNGFFYVIDRTNGKLISAEPIAKVNWATRIDLNTGRPVEVANMRYEDKSQTILWPGPNGAHNWMPMAYDPRNAVVYIPKLELPGTYDDRGIDGKTWKRIPGAANDAAVNINLDSTLPGAGTSALLAWDVVKQKQVWSVPTPGFWNGGTMATAGNLVFQGQADGRFNAYAAATGKPLWSFDAQVGVLAPPITYRAGGRQYVTVLAGFGSSGALFGEKVARFGWDARTQLRRVLTFALDGTAKLPPAPPPFKAQPIADPTFRADARLAATGASVYGVRCLVCHGLDVKAAGLAPDLRASPVPQDKAAFESVVHDGALVPNGMPRFEELTQAELDGVRQYLRTAAHGFAMTAQKKASR
- a CDS encoding acetate--CoA ligase family protein, which produces MAEPAVAGLAGLFRARSIALVGATERSFWSNIAHANLVSLGFDGAVHLVNRKGGRIYDRTAATSCAAIGTPVDSALLMVPTAAIPDSFADLAEAGIRNAVILTSGFAETGLDGQERQRELAALARAHGVTLLGPNCLGFVNHLDRVPIWTSTLRMAPPGRVAIVSQSGATASYIADFAAQQGVGVGYTISTGNEVDVTVARAIDFVVDDPRIKVIAAFVESARDTDTLIAAAARATATHKAIVVLKVGAGELTAKAAQAHTGSLVGDDGVFTAACHQHGIIRAGSIEEMVATAELISRIEPPRRPNLGIVAISGGICEIASDRAEAAGAHMAEFTPGTLAELAAMMPEFGTANNPLDVTGAAVLDPALFGRALGAVGRDPNVGLATVIFDMPEQPEGIQYEVLRRIGGAIAVSPAPTVVMSTTVKPVTAAMRAVADECRVPFLGCGVEHGFAAIAHAFRWSVRLDRVPGARAAVPLSPGPRPRGERETLDYLGGRGVPVVPTMLVADADAAAEAVARLRRPAACKIASPDILHKSDIGGVILNVEGEQAARDAFRTLIERARRAAPEARIDGVLIAPMRAGGVELFAGVVRDPQWGLALAVGLGGVWVELLGDTSLRLLPATPEDVLEMLGELRTARLLDGYRGAPPVDRAALARVIAAIGDVALGFGPDLVSLEVNPLRASGTEIEALDALAIWADGTMTTEGNGAWAGA